The DNA sequence GTGAAGTCAAATTTGCGGAAAAGCATATTCTAGGACGGCTACAGGACTGTATCGATCGATTGGAAGAGAAAAAAGTCCAAGCCATTGCTTTTATCTGTACCGGGAAATTCCCGGATATCTTCCGGGCCAGCGTTCCCTTGATTTACCCCCAGGTGATCCTGCACCGGATCGTTCCGGAACTCTCCGGCACGAAAAAAATCGGGGTGGTGATTCCTGATCCCGAGCAGATCGAGCAGACCCGAATAAAATGGAAGGACGCAGGACTGGAAGCCCGTGTGATCCCCTGGTCACCCTACGATAAAAAAGTGACTGGCACTCTGCCGGATCTCACCGGGTTCAGTGATCCCTCCCTTGATCTCATCATCATGGACTGCATCGGCTATACAGCAGGGATGAAGCAACTGGTCTTACAGGAAACCCATAAACCAGTGATCCTGGCCAGGACACTGGTTGCCCGGATATTAGGTGAACTCGGGGATAGCTAAAGCCGGCTAGCGATTAATTTCTGAGCGATTAAACGTCGGATTGAATCATCAAATGGTCATTATGCAGGTAAATGATCGATCCAAGCAAAACTATCTACGCTGAAATAGCCAGGTTCGCCCATCGAACCTGGCTATTTCAGCGTAGATTTTAGTCGGTCCCAGAGAGAGAAATGAGTTTGGTCAGTTGTGATGTCTATCTTCAGCATCTGTCGCGTTTTATCAAAGACGACTCCGATCGATACACGATACCCCGGATAGTCCGCTTCCTCTCGGATCTCTTCAATCCCTTGAAATGAAAATACAGCATCGTCGTCAATCTGAGTTTTTAAGATGTTCTCAATGATCACCGTTAATTCTGTCTTAGATTGAGCCTGCCCTTTGATCGTTGCATCCATATCCATTGTGGTGCGCGCATCAATGCCAACCATCGCAGCGGCCTTAACATTCGATTGTCAGTAAGTTCATCAGGCAAAACATTAATCCCGGTAGTCACTCGTTCCAAATCGCCTGAGTGAGCAAGCAGGCGCAATCCTTCGTTTGAGACCCCGACTTCGTTTGCTTGGGCAGTAGTAACGATTCCGCCAGTTTGCTTCAGGACTGATTGAAGTTCATCGGGCATAGTCATGCTACCACCTTCAATTTGATTTCTGTGCTAATATCGTATGCCAAACTTGCACTGAAATCAAAATAATATGATTTCAGTGCACATCTCATCAGCGAAACCAGCATTATCATCAAATTTTCTTCAAGTCGTTTTTTTAAAGGAGTTCCTTCAAATGAAGAGACCTCTCTCCTATATCACCGCTTCCTGGGGCGTTGATCCAACTGAGAATACAGAGATTGCAACCAAATACAGCCGGAAGGTTTTCGACGCTGGCTACAATCCCATCTGTCCCATCCTGATGCTTTCAAACTTCATGGATGACGGCATCCCCCAGGAGCATAAGGACAGACAGGACATCGAGCTCGATTACCTCAGACGCTCCAACGTCCTCGTAGTCTGGGGCTCTCGGATCGACGAAGTCGTGAAAAACGACCTTGCCATCGCTGAACGCTATCGAATCCCGGCAACCACCTTAAGCGGTATCCTGACCGTTAAAACACCACGGTCAGAAAAACCCTACAAGATAACAGAAGAATCCATTCCTGATTTTGCGCGTAACATTGGGAAAAAGGAATGTTTCGTGCATATTTAAAAATGGACGTTTCTGAAATTGCACAAAACATTGGAAAAAAGGAATGTTTTGTGCAATAATAGAAACGGAGGTGTTGTAATGAAATATTTAGACAAACTAATTGAGTTGGGTTGTTTTTCACGGCAAGAAGTTGTTGACCTAATCGGAACCGAAAAAGCAGCACACTCAATACTAAACGATTATGTCAAAAACGGATATATTGATCGAATTCGAAGAGATCTATATACAGCAATCAGCCTTGAAACGAAGCAGCCTGTCGCAAACCGATTTTTAATAGCAACTCATATTGCTGAGGATGCTTATATTTCGCATCACAGTGCATTTGAATACTATGGTTATGCTAATCAAGTTTTTCATGAGGTCTATGTATCGACAACCAGCAGATTCACTGAGTTTTCTTTTGATGGTATTACCTTTACCAGGGTTTCTCCGAAAATTGATTCTGGAGTAATTACAACCAATACAGAAATCAGAGTCACGGATCTTGAAAGGACTGTCATCGATAGTATCTATTCTTTTCAGAAAATTGGCGGTTTGGAAGAACTACTCCGTTGTCTGTTGCTGGTCCCTGCACTACAAGCTGATAAGCTGATAACCTATCTTGATGAATATGGGCAGGTGAATTTGTATCAGAAATCCGGCTTCTTACTCAAGGAATTTGCTGAACAGTTGGGTCTTACAAAACTATTTTTTGATTACTGCAGGAGTAAAATCTCCAAATCAAAAAGTTATCTGTATTCAGAAAAAGATGCCCTTTCCAAGCACTTTGTCCTACATAAAGATTGGATGATTTTTGCCCCTGAGAATATTAAATCAATCCTCAGTAAGGGGGTTGATCTCAATGCCTGAGTGGAACAAGTTATTGTCGGGGAAACAAGCTAAGGAACTTGGTTTTGTGCGAGATACATATGAGAAAGTTTGCAGATTGACTGATATACTGAAGTTTTTCGAAAATGACGCTTTGCTAGGGAACTCTTTGGCTCTAAAGGGCGGAACGGCCATCAACCTGACAATTTTCAATTTGCCAAGGTTGTCTGTTGATATTGATCTGAATTTTTCAAAAAACGTCACTCGGGATGAAATGATGGCGACAAGATCAATCATCAATGACCGAATCGAAAAATTTATGAAAGCTAACGGCTATTTGTTAAGTCCCAAATCGAAGCAATATCATGCTCTTGATTCTTTTGTTTATGAATACTCAAATTCAGGAGGCATGAAGGATAACATTAAGGTTGAAATCAACTATATGCTTCGCTGTCATGTTCTTGAAACTGGACAAAGACATTTTGTATCTTCCTGGGAACCAACCGGCGTTTCTGTTTTTAGTGTGGCCCCCATTGAAATATTTGCAAGCAAAATCGTTGCTTTGATCAATCGAACGGCACCCCGAGATCTTTATGACATTTATAACCTGGTGAAATTTGGGTTGATTGATGAATCAGAGGAGCCCATGCTCAGAAAGTGTGTTGTTTTTTACAGCGCGATAGGCGCGGAATCTCCGCCTTTTGAGTTCCAATTTAACACGATCGATCAAGTCACTCAGAATCGTATCAAGACAGACCTTTATCCTGTATTACGAAACAAGGACAAATTTGATCTTAAGACTGCTCAGATGCAAGTCAAGGCCTGGCTTGAATCGCTTCTAAAGCTTGAGGACAACGAACAGGAATTCCTGGATGCCTTTAGGAATAAGACATATCAGCCGGAGCTGCTTTTTGAATCAACCGAAATCGTAGAACGTATTCGGAACCACCCTATGGCACTCTGGAAGTGCTCACAAAAATAAATACTGACTCAGGAATTCAAATATTGAAGCATCTTCATTCGAAGTTGCTGTGAAGAATGACATTGCCATCGCATCCCGGCAACCACCCTAAGCGGCATTCTTACCTTTAAGAGACACGGTCAAAATACCGCAAAATAGCTCTGCGTTTAGTCTTTGTGACATCTCCAGCTTGCCTGTCATGAGTCTATTTGTAACTATATTAACCTATACCTTAATGGGTGTAATATAATACTTATAAATACGGAAGAATATGTTGCCGTGAGGTGAACAAATTAGAAAGGAGCGCTGAAATATGAAAAAGAGATCGAAGCGAATAATTATTGGTGTTATTGGATTTCTTCTCCTAACGGTGCTTGCCTTTGCGCTCTATTTCTATATGACTTTTTCAGGTAACATCATTGAGCGATTCAGCCAGCAAAGAGCAATCATTAAGGCATATGAAACAAGTTATGATGAAGATTTTAAGATTGTAAGTTCAAGCTACGACTATAAGCGCAAGGAATTTTCATTCAGGATATCTTCGCAGAGTCAGCCTGAAATAATATTCACTTCGACTCTGGATGAAGCGGACCGTATCGATCGATATGCGGCTGCCCGCAGTATAGATTATTTTCGTAAAGTCATATCTGAAGCATTTGGTAATGACTTTGATGATCTGCAATACAAAGTCAACATCTTTGAGGAGTACAATTCACCGGATCTTCTCGAACGTGACATGACCACTCGCCTAAGCCAGAACCAATATGTTGTTGATTTATCATGGGATCCGCCTGTCCTTGATACTTTGCAGGTTGATACCATTTTTAATGATATGACGCAGCGGATCTCAGCGCGTCTGGATACATCCATTGGCGGGCTGAAAATCCGCGCTGGAGTGTATGACGGAAAAGATTACTATATCACTGAGGTTGATCTAAGGTAATCATCAATGATTAAGACGGAAGGGCTAATGCATCTTAAGGAACTGCCGCAAAGAGGCCGGCAGTTCTTTTTTATCCTGATACCCATCTTCTGAACAAAAAATATAAACAAAAAATCAAAAATGAATGAACCGTTTGGTGTCGGCATTCGTATATGTTAGTAAGGGAGGTGGTAAAGTGCTCGATGATTACATAGAAAAACATGGAAGGCGCCTTTATGGTCTATGTCGGACACTGTGCCAAAACCCTGATGATGCCGATGATTTGTACCAGGAGACCTGGCTGAAGGTCCATCAAAAATTTGACCACTACAACCCTGAGTATGAATTTGAAGGTTGGCTGACACGGATCTGCGTTAACACCTACAAGGATCAGTTGCGAAAGAAAAAGCTCAGCCTGATCTTCGACCTGTTTGACTCTCAGGAGGCGAAGGACGCAGTACTTGAAAAAGCTGCCACAGAAGAAAAAGAGGACTTAAGTGACCTTCATGCTGCGGTGAAAAGACTTCCTGAAAAACTTCGACTGACAGTAGTCTTGTACTATTTCAGAGAGCTCGACATCGGTGAAACCGCAGCGATTTTAAATATTCCCCCGGGTACCGTCAAGTCCAGATTGAGTAAGTCCAGACTGCTGTTGAAGGAGATGATCAACGATGAAATTGAGCTATGATTTTGAACAATACCAGCCACCAAGACTCACTGAACAGATGCTCAATGCTGTTTTTCAAAAACGCCGTGAAGTTCGGCGCATGTTCCTTTTTGCCGCGGCGTCCAATCTATTTCTGATCAGCCTTGCTCTTCTGGCGCTTGCGCTGGCCCCATACTCCATGCTAGCCAGTGTTATCTGTCTCGTATTCCTGGGAATTTACCTGTCGGTAAGTGGATTATTGACTGTCCTGCTTACCAGAAAACTCATTGACCGTTACGGCAAAGCCTCTGCCGTACCCTTTGCACTCAATGCCTAAATCAGAAAGGAAGATGGATAAATGGATGCAGCATATTTTTACCTAATTTTTGTCCTAGCACTGTTTCTGGTGCTCCCCATCCTCATCGGAGTCTATGTATATCGGGATGCTAACAGCCGTGGGATGAATGCAGCTCTTTGGACTTTGATTGCGGCTCTGGCCCCATCCGGTATTGGCTTGATCATCTACCTGGTGGTTAGATCAGATTATAATAGTTTGGAATGTCCCAATTGCAAGGCCCCAATCCTTGAAGAATACTCCTCTTGCCCTAAATGCGGAACGAGCTTAAAGGCTAAGTGTACTAATTGCGGTAAAGCGATCGCTTCCGGTTGGCAAAACTGTGCTCATTGCGGAGAACCCGTTCCTGCAGATGCAATGATCCCTACCCTCCCAAAGCGTAAAGACAATGGGCTGGGCAAGATATTGGTGGCCGTCATACTTATTCCCGTTCTAATCATATCCACTCTTGTTTTCGGGCTTGCCAGCTTCCGCAGCGGCCATCCGACCAGCGTTGGTTCAGTTGACGGGATGAGAGTCGAGGACTTCGGAAACAACAAAACAGTTTCGGATTGGTTTAAAAATTGCGATGCTTCCGGCAGAGGAATTTATGTTCTTGAATACCAGTATCCAAAAGATAATTTAAATAATCTCAATCGGTCGAACTATATCGTCTATCGAACCGGTCTGACGAAGGATGTCAGTGTGGCAGCTGTTGGATACCAAAATTTCTTTAAGGAATCTTTACGAATTGAGTACAATGATTCTGAAACCCCTGGAGTAAAAGACTATCATATTTATCAGGTAGACTACTCTACCACAGCAAAGGTTCAGCTTGAAGTCATTGTAAATGGCAAGAAAGCGGATTACAAATTGACCAGGTCCACTGAGCCCCTTATGTTCATCGAGTCGATCCCTTGGAGAAACGAAGCAGCGAATTTGTATAAGCTTCGCCTGGATTATCTTGGTGATAACTCAGGAGTTAGTCGACTGGTCAAAGAAACTGGGCTTGAATTCGCAGGGGACTATACCCTCGAGCTGAAAACTTCGGAAAAACCTTATGGTTTAAGAGTTATTTATACTGACGCGATCATGGATTTTGAAACGAATATCTACTCACCTTACGCCACAGAGCTACTTGGCTTAATCAAGAATCTGGACTATGTTGAAATCACCGACGGTGAAAGTACATTTCGGCTGACAGCAGATGAAGCTTCTCAAACTCTGGGTCATGATGTGAAGGACTTTGGAACAGATCCATCCAAGCTTGAAGCGTATCTTAAGTCAATCTACGGTGATAACCAGTTCGACCAGTAGGTCAAATGACAACAGCTAAGCTTCAATTAATTATCCACCATGAAAGCAGATTTTGGTTTTCAACCTTGAGTATTATTAGTGAATAAAGCTATCAGAAACATGACGTCTATTCCAAACCACCTGAAAAGGTGGTTTTTTCATTAAGTGGCATCCTGACCGTTAAAAGCGACGGTCAGAAAAACCCTACCAGACAACAGAAAAATCCATTCCTACTTTTGCACAAAACATTGGAAAAAAGGAATGTTTCGTGCAATTTCAAAAACAGAAAAGGAGAAGAAATCCATGGACGTATTGATTGTTGAACATGAAAAAGTGCCGCGTATGGCTAGTATCACCGGTGACCTGAACTCCCTGCAGCAGGTTGTCGGCGGCTACATCGAAGCCGTCTATCCCTATGATGACCCGGTTGCCATTGTCTGTCATGAGGAAGGCAAGCTCATCGGCCTCCCGCTTAACCGAAAACTTGAGGACTACGACATCATCGCCGGGACCTTCATCGTCTGAGGGCTTGGTGAAGAGGATTTTGATTCCTTGACGCCTGAGCTTGCCGAGAAGTATCGGGAGAAATTTGCTGATCCTGAGATCTTCATGAAGATGGGCAGCCGCATCGTCGCCATACCTATAAAGCCCAAGGGCGAACTGCATGTGGGCAAACCGAAACAGAAGTCCACAGAACCTGAGCTCTAAATCTCACAGAGCTTACGAGTTTACTTAATTCAAATGTGAGATACGTACTTTTGTAAATTGAATTCACCTAACCACGAAAGGAGGAATTTTTCATGCAGGAAGAAGTGGAAAACAGGACCGTCGCCCTGGCCGTCAGTACCACCCGAATGACCGGACGTGTTCTGAAGGCTGCGCTCATCAAGGTTTTGGCTGAAATGAAGAAGAGCCGGGACAGTCCGCCGCAGATCCCCCATGGCAAGCAGACCGTGAAGGAACTCATCGGTCAGAATGCTGGAGTCTCTAATATTGAGATCACAGATAAAAACATCAAATCCTTTGAGCAGGTCGCTAGAAAGTACGGTGTAGACTATGCCCTCAAGAAAGACACCACCGGAGAGAAACCCAAA is a window from the Clostridiaceae bacterium HFYG-1003 genome containing:
- a CDS encoding AroM family protein, which gives rise to MSFRLGTITIGQSPRQDVIPEMLPYLGTWVEILEAGALDGLSYEEIQTLKPEQGDYVLVSTLRDGREVKFAEKHILGRLQDCIDRLEEKKVQAIAFICTGKFPDIFRASVPLIYPQVILHRIVPELSGTKKIGVVIPDPEQIEQTRIKWKDAGLEARVIPWSPYDKKVTGTLPDLTGFSDPSLDLIIMDCIGYTAGMKQLVLQETHKPVILARTLVARILGELGDS
- a CDS encoding nucleotidyl transferase AbiEii/AbiGii toxin family protein; its protein translation is MVGIDARTTMDMDATIKGQAQSKTELTVIIENILKTQIDDDAVFSFQGIEEIREEADYPGYRVSIGVVFDKTRQMLKIDITTDQTHFSLWDRLKSTLK
- a CDS encoding transcriptional regulator codes for the protein MKYLDKLIELGCFSRQEVVDLIGTEKAAHSILNDYVKNGYIDRIRRDLYTAISLETKQPVANRFLIATHIAEDAYISHHSAFEYYGYANQVFHEVYVSTTSRFTEFSFDGITFTRVSPKIDSGVITTNTEIRVTDLERTVIDSIYSFQKIGGLEELLRCLLLVPALQADKLITYLDEYGQVNLYQKSGFLLKEFAEQLGLTKLFFDYCRSKISKSKSYLYSEKDALSKHFVLHKDWMIFAPENIKSILSKGVDLNA
- a CDS encoding nucleotidyl transferase AbiEii/AbiGii toxin family protein; this translates as MPEWNKLLSGKQAKELGFVRDTYEKVCRLTDILKFFENDALLGNSLALKGGTAINLTIFNLPRLSVDIDLNFSKNVTRDEMMATRSIINDRIEKFMKANGYLLSPKSKQYHALDSFVYEYSNSGGMKDNIKVEINYMLRCHVLETGQRHFVSSWEPTGVSVFSVAPIEIFASKIVALINRTAPRDLYDIYNLVKFGLIDESEEPMLRKCVVFYSAIGAESPPFEFQFNTIDQVTQNRIKTDLYPVLRNKDKFDLKTAQMQVKAWLESLLKLEDNEQEFLDAFRNKTYQPELLFESTEIVERIRNHPMALWKCSQK
- a CDS encoding RNA polymerase sigma factor → MLDDYIEKHGRRLYGLCRTLCQNPDDADDLYQETWLKVHQKFDHYNPEYEFEGWLTRICVNTYKDQLRKKKLSLIFDLFDSQEAKDAVLEKAATEEKEDLSDLHAAVKRLPEKLRLTVVLYYFRELDIGETAAILNIPPGTVKSRLSKSRLLLKEMINDEIEL
- a CDS encoding DUF4825 domain-containing protein — encoded protein: MDAAYFYLIFVLALFLVLPILIGVYVYRDANSRGMNAALWTLIAALAPSGIGLIIYLVVRSDYNSLECPNCKAPILEEYSSCPKCGTSLKAKCTNCGKAIASGWQNCAHCGEPVPADAMIPTLPKRKDNGLGKILVAVILIPVLIISTLVFGLASFRSGHPTSVGSVDGMRVEDFGNNKTVSDWFKNCDASGRGIYVLEYQYPKDNLNNLNRSNYIVYRTGLTKDVSVAAVGYQNFFKESLRIEYNDSETPGVKDYHIYQVDYSTTAKVQLEVIVNGKKADYKLTRSTEPLMFIESIPWRNEAANLYKLRLDYLGDNSGVSRLVKETGLEFAGDYTLELKTSEKPYGLRVIYTDAIMDFETNIYSPYATELLGLIKNLDYVEITDGESTFRLTADEASQTLGHDVKDFGTDPSKLEAYLKSIYGDNQFDQ
- a CDS encoding DUF3846 domain-containing protein; the protein is MDVLIVEHEKVPRMASITGDLNSLQQVVGGYIEAVYPYDDPVAIVCHEEGKLIGLPLNRKLEDYDIIAGTFIV
- a CDS encoding PcfB family protein is translated as MQEEVENRTVALAVSTTRMTGRVLKAALIKVLAEMKKSRDSPPQIPHGKQTVKELIGQNAGVSNIEITDKNIKSFEQVARKYGVDYALKKDTTGEKPKYLVFFKARDADALTAAFTEYTAKVLKKDKQPSILEQLAKFKLLVHAKVMDRVKNKDKELTR